One segment of uncultured Campylobacter sp. DNA contains the following:
- a CDS encoding glucose-6-phosphate isomerase, which translates to MVKNELFFPPTKEGALEEVAAKIRAEYESGEIGYYRLPQQGADEIAQAQEFFSARSYDAIVLLGIGGSSVGARALYEMLHPRVRKNLRFEILDNLDGHSVNRALEGLNFARTIFIVSSKSGGTIETISLFKVVLRRFGISDLKTLAKNFIFITDAGSPLDIFAREHGACVINMPANVGGRFSVLSAVGLVPAVGLGLDASAMLRGAAAAKERYLDEILAGDPAKIAENKILRKAHHYATHKSAKINILFSYGDALRAFGEWYVQLWAESLGKKIGFSREGLTPVGLVGSRDQHSFLQLIMDGVKDKTVTFLKLTDNGTTDVVPGISLQGLEGCDFVNGMRLDEVLNLQCDATLQAVLNEGISVDLIEVSRLCEQSVGELFYYFELLTSATGAILGVSTYDQPGVEVGKRILKSLVLKSRD; encoded by the coding sequence ATGGTAAAAAATGAGCTGTTTTTCCCTCCGACAAAAGAGGGCGCGCTAGAGGAAGTAGCGGCAAAGATCCGCGCCGAATACGAAAGCGGCGAGATAGGCTACTACCGCCTGCCGCAGCAAGGCGCAGACGAAATAGCGCAGGCGCAGGAATTTTTTAGCGCGCGAAGCTACGATGCGATCGTGCTTTTGGGCATCGGCGGCTCCAGCGTGGGCGCGCGGGCGCTTTATGAGATGCTGCATCCGCGCGTAAGAAAGAATTTACGCTTTGAAATTTTGGATAATCTCGACGGGCACAGTGTAAACCGCGCGCTTGAAGGGTTAAATTTCGCTCGCACTATCTTCATAGTATCCTCCAAATCGGGCGGCACGATTGAAACGATCTCGCTTTTTAAGGTCGTTTTGCGGCGTTTCGGAATTTCAGATTTAAAGACGCTAGCGAAAAATTTCATCTTCATCACCGATGCAGGCTCGCCGCTGGATATCTTCGCGCGTGAGCACGGCGCCTGCGTGATAAATATGCCTGCTAACGTAGGCGGTCGTTTTAGCGTGTTAAGTGCAGTAGGGCTAGTGCCCGCAGTTGGGCTAGGCCTTGATGCAAGCGCGATGCTACGCGGAGCTGCCGCCGCAAAAGAGCGGTATCTGGATGAAATTTTAGCAGGCGATCCCGCTAAAATCGCGGAGAATAAAATTTTACGAAAAGCCCATCACTACGCCACGCACAAAAGTGCGAAAATCAACATCCTTTTTAGCTATGGCGACGCGCTGCGCGCATTTGGCGAGTGGTATGTGCAGCTCTGGGCGGAAAGCCTAGGTAAAAAGATCGGCTTTAGCCGCGAGGGGCTTACTCCTGTGGGGCTTGTAGGCTCACGCGATCAGCACAGCTTCCTTCAGCTCATAATGGACGGCGTAAAGGATAAGACCGTGACCTTCTTAAAGCTCACGGACAACGGCACTACGGACGTGGTACCTGGTATCAGTCTGCAAGGTCTTGAGGGCTGCGACTTCGTAAACGGCATGCGACTGGATGAGGTGCTAAATCTTCAGTGCGATGCTACGCTGCAAGCCGTGCTAAACGAGGGCATCAGCGTCGATCTAATCGAGGTTTCGCGGCTTTGTGAACAGAGCGTGGGCGAGCTATTTTACTACTTCGAGCTGCTAACCAGCGCTACTGGAGCGATACTGGGCGTCAGCACTTACGATCAGCCGGGCGTCGAGGTAGGTAAGAGAATTTTAAAATCGCTAGTTTTGAAATCGCGAGATTAA
- a CDS encoding HIT family protein translates to MIYEDEMIYVEHEEHEVPWVKVFTKAKFKELSDCDEATLAHLWRAVLQCEKSLREFYAPDKINIASFANYVPRVHFHVQARFKNDSFFPESVWGKKMRNSKLDLPEFSEFAEVLAANLKMEFR, encoded by the coding sequence ATGATTTACGAAGACGAGATGATTTACGTGGAACACGAGGAGCACGAAGTGCCGTGGGTGAAGGTCTTTACGAAGGCGAAATTTAAAGAGCTTAGCGACTGCGACGAGGCGACGCTGGCGCATCTGTGGCGTGCCGTGCTTCAGTGCGAAAAGAGCCTGCGGGAGTTTTACGCGCCCGATAAGATCAACATCGCAAGCTTCGCAAACTATGTGCCGCGCGTGCATTTTCACGTCCAAGCGCGCTTTAAAAACGACAGCTTTTTCCCGGAGTCCGTTTGGGGTAAAAAGATGCGAAACAGTAAGCTCGATCTGCCGGAATTTAGCGAATTCGCAGAGGTTTTAGCGGCAAATTTAAAGATGGAATTCAGATGA
- a CDS encoding YigZ family protein, with the protein MKTIEKEISASQEIKKSSFIAYLAPLASFEALRAQLRQQHPKARHIVWAYRALNEPGQIVENSSDDGEPKSTAGAPCLNALRGAELINTAVLVVRYFGGIKLGTGGLVRAYASSANAAIDAAADAAELVEFVLRKKCIFFVPFAAVAKFEHFLKKSGFVYEASFGAAGAEFNAELSAEEFEKFMGFAEALAPALKMLHEPKF; encoded by the coding sequence TTGAAAACGATTGAAAAAGAGATCAGCGCCTCACAGGAGATTAAAAAATCAAGCTTCATCGCCTATCTCGCGCCGCTAGCGAGCTTTGAGGCGCTGCGTGCGCAGTTGCGGCAGCAACACCCCAAAGCGCGGCATATCGTCTGGGCATATCGCGCGCTGAACGAGCCCGGGCAGATCGTAGAAAACTCAAGCGACGACGGTGAGCCCAAATCGACTGCGGGCGCGCCGTGCCTAAACGCGCTTCGCGGCGCCGAATTGATTAACACCGCCGTGCTCGTGGTGCGCTACTTCGGCGGCATCAAGCTAGGCACCGGCGGGCTGGTGCGGGCATACGCCAGTAGCGCAAATGCCGCGATAGACGCCGCTGCGGACGCCGCAGAGCTAGTGGAATTCGTGCTGCGTAAGAAGTGTATATTTTTCGTGCCGTTTGCGGCGGTGGCTAAATTTGAACATTTTTTAAAAAAATCGGGTTTTGTTTATGAGGCGAGCTTCGGCGCTGCGGGAGCGGAGTTTAACGCAGAGCTTAGCGCGGAGGAATTTGAAAAATTTATGGGCTTTGCAGAGGCTCTCGCGCCGGCTCTTAAAATGCTGCACGAGCCGAAATTTTAA
- the galU gene encoding UTP--glucose-1-phosphate uridylyltransferase GalU, producing the protein MIQTCLFPAAGYGTRFLPATKSLPKEMLPILTKPLIHYGVDEALEAGMDNMAFVTGRGKRALEDYFDRSYELEDQISGSSKEYLLDEIRALMKRCTFSFTRQEQMKGLGNAIYTGKILIRDEPFGVVLADDLCVNENGEGVLAQMVKIYEKYRCSVVAVMEVPPQDVNKYGIIAGKSISDDLIMVSDMIEKPEPSEAPSSLAIIGRYILTPNIFDLIEQTAPGKNGEVQITDALLKQAQNGVVIAYKFKGTRFDCGSVKGYVEAIKYFYEREFGDGKK; encoded by the coding sequence ATGATCCAGACTTGTTTATTTCCCGCGGCGGGCTACGGCACGCGCTTTTTGCCCGCGACTAAATCGCTACCTAAAGAGATGCTTCCGATCCTTACCAAGCCGCTCATTCACTACGGCGTGGACGAGGCGCTGGAGGCGGGCATGGACAATATGGCTTTCGTCACGGGTCGCGGTAAACGCGCGCTGGAGGATTATTTCGACCGCAGTTACGAGCTGGAAGATCAAATTTCAGGCAGCAGCAAAGAATATCTGCTCGACGAAATCAGGGCGCTTATGAAGCGCTGCACCTTCTCTTTTACGCGCCAAGAGCAGATGAAGGGACTCGGCAACGCGATTTATACGGGTAAAATTTTAATCCGCGACGAGCCTTTCGGCGTGGTGCTCGCAGACGATCTGTGCGTGAACGAAAACGGCGAGGGCGTGCTTGCGCAGATGGTTAAAATTTATGAAAAATACCGCTGCAGTGTCGTTGCAGTAATGGAGGTGCCGCCGCAGGACGTAAACAAATACGGCATCATCGCGGGAAAGAGCATCAGCGACGATCTAATAATGGTCTCGGATATGATCGAAAAACCTGAACCTAGCGAGGCTCCGTCGAGCTTAGCCATCATCGGGCGCTACATCCTAACACCTAATATTTTCGATCTCATCGAGCAGACGGCGCCCGGTAAAAACGGCGAGGTGCAGATCACCGACGCTCTTTTAAAGCAGGCTCAAAACGGCGTGGTGATCGCGTATAAATTTAAAGGCACTCGCTTCGACTGCGGCTCGGTAAAAGGCTACGTGGAGGCGATCAAATATTTCTACGAGCGAGAATTCGGCGATGGTAAAAAATGA
- a CDS encoding cache domain-containing protein, which produces MIGARSKKYLSLFALACCVATFAFYLRFKSEENEIKIKQQFDFSASLFEKIVDEEKLNAFAISLILSQNSDVVRCFESGKHGECMDVMKKYKDILSAVPFYTGVKIHFHTQNTRSLARSWSDEFYNDDLSSFRHSLLQIRQSLLPKALVEMGRCGVFMRGISPVFSEGKFIGSAEIMLDFEHVIAQINRMGNDIFILVDKRFETDCFYDKIGVIKDFIVVNSAPDYDVLSILATLDFGAQSFIKKDGHYFYVRAFSDENGTKLGYIILHREG; this is translated from the coding sequence ATGATAGGCGCGCGATCCAAAAAATACCTAAGTCTTTTCGCGCTTGCTTGCTGCGTCGCCACCTTTGCGTTTTACCTGCGCTTTAAAAGCGAGGAAAACGAGATAAAAATCAAGCAGCAGTTCGATTTTAGCGCGAGCCTGTTTGAAAAGATCGTGGACGAAGAGAAGCTAAACGCCTTTGCGATCTCGCTGATTTTGTCGCAAAACAGCGACGTGGTGCGCTGCTTCGAGAGCGGCAAGCACGGCGAGTGCATGGACGTGATGAAAAAATACAAAGACATTTTAAGCGCAGTGCCCTTTTACACGGGCGTGAAGATACATTTTCACACGCAAAATACCAGAAGCCTGGCTAGGAGCTGGAGCGACGAATTTTACAACGACGATCTGAGCTCGTTTCGCCATTCGCTTTTGCAGATCCGTCAAAGCCTGCTTCCTAAAGCGCTCGTCGAGATGGGGCGGTGCGGGGTTTTCATGCGCGGAATTTCGCCCGTTTTTAGCGAGGGCAAATTTATCGGAAGCGCCGAGATAATGCTCGATTTCGAGCACGTCATCGCGCAGATCAACCGCATGGGAAACGATATTTTTATCCTCGTAGATAAGAGGTTTGAGACCGATTGTTTCTACGATAAAATAGGCGTTATCAAGGACTTTATCGTCGTAAATAGCGCGCCGGATTACGACGTTTTGTCGATTTTGGCGACGCTTGATTTTGGGGCGCAGAGCTTTATAAAAAAGGACGGGCATTATTTTTACGTTAGGGCATTTTCGGACGAAAACGGCACGAAGCTGGGCTATATAATTCTGCACCGCGAAGGCTAG
- a CDS encoding MFS transporter, whose translation MKSVWIMILCAAAILMITMGIRMSLGLFVQPIMQANSLSIAQVSFAMATTQLVWGFSQPLSGILADKLGAYVVLFWGSVLLAISCALVPLFSSESALVLTMGFGLALGLGAGSFPILMSLMAKRLPFSIRSVASGVLNAGGSFGQFLFAPMIGFCIATPALGYGGAFFTLAGLSLLILPLARLLAGSKILLGEQTSLHEEDKRSLGEVLRLALRDKSYILINLSFATCGFHVAFLVTHLPSEVALSGHGAQVASFSLALIGIANIVGSLFVGWCVSKVRCKVILFCIYALRIALIGAYVLSPKDSLTFYIFSVGLGFTWLATVPPTAAAVGKLLGTRYLASLFGFTMLSHQIGGFFGAYIGGLAVRAYGAYDYMWYLDMTLAAIAALLSLPVREAKMKHVKF comes from the coding sequence ATGAAATCAGTTTGGATAATGATCCTATGCGCCGCGGCGATTTTGATGATTACGATGGGCATTCGTATGTCATTAGGTCTTTTCGTGCAACCTATAATGCAAGCAAATTCCCTATCCATCGCGCAAGTAAGCTTTGCGATGGCAACTACGCAGCTGGTATGGGGCTTTTCGCAACCGCTTAGCGGGATACTTGCAGACAAGCTCGGTGCCTACGTCGTGCTGTTTTGGGGCAGCGTGCTTTTGGCGATTAGTTGCGCTCTTGTGCCGTTATTTAGCAGCGAAAGCGCGCTTGTATTAACGATGGGTTTTGGGCTTGCACTGGGGCTTGGTGCAGGTAGTTTTCCGATTCTAATGAGCCTAATGGCAAAGCGCCTGCCATTTTCTATCCGCTCGGTTGCTAGCGGAGTGTTAAATGCAGGCGGCTCGTTCGGGCAGTTTTTATTTGCGCCGATGATAGGGTTTTGTATCGCAACGCCTGCTTTGGGATACGGCGGCGCATTTTTTACGCTCGCAGGGCTTAGCTTGCTAATTCTGCCGCTTGCGAGACTTTTAGCAGGCAGTAAAATTCTACTTGGCGAACAAACCAGCCTGCATGAAGAAGATAAGCGCAGCTTAGGCGAAGTGCTGCGTTTAGCACTGCGCGATAAAAGCTATATTTTGATAAATTTAAGCTTTGCTACGTGCGGTTTTCACGTAGCGTTTTTAGTGACGCATCTGCCTAGTGAAGTAGCACTAAGCGGGCATGGCGCGCAGGTAGCGTCCTTTTCGCTCGCACTGATTGGTATCGCTAACATCGTAGGCAGCTTATTCGTAGGTTGGTGTGTTTCCAAAGTGCGCTGTAAAGTCATTTTATTTTGCATATATGCCCTGCGTATCGCTCTTATTGGTGCTTATGTGCTCTCGCCCAAAGATAGCCTTACGTTTTATATCTTCAGCGTGGGATTAGGATTTACCTGGCTAGCGACCGTGCCGCCTACTGCGGCTGCCGTAGGTAAGCTATTAGGGACGCGATATTTAGCAAGCTTATTTGGATTTACGATGCTTTCACATCAAATCGGCGGATTTTTTGGCGCATATATCGGAGGTCTTGCGGTGCGAGCATACGGCGCGTATGATTATATGTGGTATTTGGATATGACGCTAGCGGCTATTGCAGCTCTGCTAAGCCTGCCTGTGCGTGAAGCTAAGATGAAGCACGTGAAATTTTAA
- a CDS encoding VOC family protein: MKIKGIDHFVLVTEDLQKCVEFYEGILGLEHVCEGGKHSLRFGSSKINIHTRAGEFAPFAARPIAGSADFCLICEDQSAQQLKTELESKGVQIELGVVPRTGARGAMQSIYLRDPDGNLVELGVYESGND; the protein is encoded by the coding sequence ATGAAAATCAAAGGGATCGATCACTTCGTCCTAGTTACGGAGGATCTGCAAAAATGCGTGGAATTTTACGAAGGGATTTTGGGGTTAGAGCACGTTTGCGAGGGCGGCAAACACAGCCTGCGTTTCGGCTCTTCAAAGATCAATATCCACACCCGCGCGGGTGAGTTTGCGCCGTTTGCAGCGCGTCCTATCGCGGGCTCGGCGGATTTTTGCCTCATTTGCGAAGATCAAAGCGCGCAGCAGCTCAAAACGGAGCTTGAAAGCAAAGGGGTGCAAATAGAGCTTGGCGTCGTGCCCCGCACGGGCGCGCGCGGCGCTATGCAAAGTATCTATCTGCGCGATCCTGACGGCAATCTCGTAGAGCTCGGCGTATATGAAAGCGGCAATGATTAG